The genomic window GAGAGATGGCCTTGGTCGAGAGCTTTGATAAGTGTTTCTATGAGAGATTACGTCGCTGTCAGTGATTGTCATTAGAACAAGGGAGTGATAGGACGATGAGATCAATTGATGTCATCGTATCACTCACCAGACTTGAACAGGTCACCTCTTCCTACGTTGATCAAGATAGCATCTTTGGGTAATGCCTCTAAAGTTTCCCGAATGGTCAGATGTGTACGTATTGTAGCGGCCGCGCGTTGTGCTCACCGAAATGCTCATCCTTCAACAAATCTACAGTCTGAGGGGTGGACGGCAAACTAGCAATCAAGATATCCGATTTGCTCAAGAAAGTCTTGAAAGACTGGAGATCATTGGTCGAATAGTAAGCCGATGGAATCACACCTAAATCAatacagcatcagcatcatgtATGATCATGAAGCAAGACAACCTTTGCCAAGGGAAATTACGAGAATgctcaccctcttcatcgccTGTTCCAGGGATGATGAATCCTTCgtcctttcttttctcccCAGTCGAGTTCGCAGCGATGACATTCACGTTGAAAGCTTTAAGGAGTCTAGCTGTCTCTCTGGCGATATGTCCGTAACCTAGCAATCCAGCGGTTTTGCCGTACAGCGTTCTTCCAGAGTTGCCGAAATCTCCAGGAGGgggaggtggaagttgagggaTCTCTCGAACCCATTTTTGCGTGTGCTATAAAAGTAGAGCCGGTAGTCAGCGGGAGCAACCCTTCAGAGCACTTGATGACACGAAGAGAAGTATACAAACTTACTCTGAGATTGTAAGTTTGCAGATAAAGGTGCATGTACACTAAGCTCCAGTTTGATCACTCAGCACTCCTCCTCCATGAATTGTCCGTACAGCAGCGTGCGTGATAATATCATTAatgtatcactcacagctgATACTTTGCGACAGGATCCATTGGGGTATACTCAACGAATGGATACCTGACgcagaggagatggtgaTCTGTTTTAAGGCTTGTTCGCTGTTGAGTGCTGGTGATTTCAGAGCGGTGTTTGCTCCGGCTGCAAGTGGAcaaatgatatatatgaacAAGGTTCCCTTCACTTGATACGGACAGGGATACATGGGTGGAGACCGAACATCGTCAAGCTGGGGaaaagatgatatcgtctCCATATGAGGGATCTCATATTTGAAAGAAGGACACTCAAGCTCACCACTTGTCAATTGAACCAATCTCAAATTCGGTATATCCTCGAACTTCAGATACTCAGGTATACCCGTATAGTTACTGTACCATACATCTGCTTTCTCCGCCAGCTCCTTGGGTACTTTTTCTTTACCAGCAGGGGGAAAGTGATGTACCAACCTGAAGTGCGTCTTCACCTCTGCGAGCTTCTCAGGGGAGAGGGgacaggtgatgatgaggttggaGAGGGAGGGGGCCATCATGTTTACGTCGGAGTGGTGATTGTCTATCAAGCCAACTGGATTACATGGattgaggtggttgatcgaaTGACTACAATGAGTGCAACAGGTAGAAAAGTGGATGGAAAAGTGAGATCCGGATGTTCGGTGTTTGTATGCTTCGGATTCGGGTTTGACCGATGATAGGATGGAGTGATAAGTCATCATCGGATCATCCAATCACGCCATATCCAACTCGTTCGAGATTTCATCCATCTGGTAAAGCAAATAGCTTGTAGAATTATACAAGACGATGAATATGGTAAGATGTTTGTATGTGCATCATAGTTTATATTCACCACTACATGGTTTCTAGCACACTCTATGATAACACCACCTCACCCCTGAGCCTCCTCATTCCCATAAGCGTTCGATTTATGTTTGGGTATGAAATTGAACCCGTCGTCTACTTTACCCAAGAACATCTCCGAAATCTTGACCCAATcattggagaaaggtgaactGAGTAACGTCTCCAACTCGTTCCTTCCCCTGTATGCTGGTGGTCTCTCATTCAACTTGGCTGGTAATCTCTCTAGGATACCCAAGGGGACATAACGACATTGGAAAGATAGAGCTTCACATAAGAATCGTCGGGTGGTGTTGATACCTTGAGTGTCTGATCCCCAGTGAGATAGACCGAATTCAGCGTACTGGGGTAAGAACATAATTATCAGTGAGGATATATCAATAAAATCCTAAAGGATGATACGCCAAACAacccctcactcacctttcgaATACCCTCCAACCTCTCCGTAGCGGATATGTCCCATTCCCTCCTCTCCTTGATCTCAGTGAATATCCAAGGTTTGATCAAAGCACCTCTAGCAACCATCACTCCGTCCACACCTGatttctccatctcttcgtaATACCCCTGAGCAGAGAAGCAATCTCCGTTTCCGAATATAGGTACTGGTGCTAAGTTTGCATCTTTCAGTGATTCCCTCAGTGTCTCGGCGCATGTTTTGATATAGTCCCAATCGGCCAACTTCGAGTAACGCTGCTGCCTGGATCTACCATGAAGCTATGTACAACCATTCATCAGTTGACGTCCTTGGGAACTATGGTGAATCACCGCCAACAGACTCACAGTCAAAGCACCCGCACCCCACTGAGTAGCGAATCGAGGTATGAGTTTGTGAGCATTCGGCTTTCCGTTGGCAACACCGGTTCGCTATGAGTCATTCTGTCAGCCGTTCACCGTTCGTGTAACCTAGATTAGTTCTGCAAAGTGCTTACGAATTTCACGGTGAGCGGTACTGTTCGGGACCAGAGAATGTCAGTTGTTTGTGGGGCATGACATTCACTGCCAACTCACTGTCCCCCAAGGCTCGGTTCAttcccaccatcatcttaGCCAAACGTCCAGGAGCGTCCATCACTATTTGAGGGCAGTCAGATGTCAGTTTGAGCCATACGATCCCGATCCAAGATCCACTCACAAGCACTTCCGGCACCTTGATTGAACACCAAGTCGATTGGACAGCCCTGTCATGGCAAATCAGTACCGTACTCCAGTCGAAGTAGTATTTATACAACTTACCATGTTTATATCCACAAAGTCTACTCCTCCATGTAAAGtattcttgatcaattccgCAGCAGGTACCATCCTATTTGCGAAACCGCCTGCTAATTGAACACCAAACATCTTCTCACTCTCGTGTCTTCTGCATAAAGCCCATTCATCGTTATGTCCTGACACTAAAGGTTGCGCCAACGCCATTTCCGATATGGTGATAGTCGCTCCGTAGTCCACGCAAAGTCGACGGAATGGCTAGGTATGATTTGACAAAGATcagcaggtgcaggtatACAGTGTGTAATGTTCTGATGTTATATGAAATAGAAAGGTGAACGACCACTTACCAGATTGCCAACCGTAGTCAATGGAGCCAGAtaccttcctccttcccaattcaacctcttcttctcttcaggTCTTAGCGGAACATCCATAACTTCGCTTTCTCCAACAATATAacccttttcttcctctttctctttttccacATTGGCCCCATCCCCGTTCAAACCGTCTTCTTCATTGTTCATAGCCGCCTCCTCTGACACATTCATAGCTGATTCTTCGTCCATAGGTGAAACGGCCTTGCGTTTGTTCTTGGGCTGTTTGGAATTATATTTGGGTTTGGAATTGGATAGAGTGAATGGTTTCTCAGGTTCAACTTTGGATAGATACGCTcgggagaaggggaagtcGTACTAAGTATATGAAGAAATAAAGTAAGTTTTACATTTCGTGCGATAAATCAGTGTAGTATCTCAATGTAATTGGAATCAACCCCAAGAGAGTATCAATTATTACCCACCTCATTCCTCTTCAGACTACTTATAACATCCCAATCGACCCAATTCGTCTCGCCATGCTTCCATTTACTGCCCTCTTTCTCGCCAGTCGACAGGTTGAGTAACTCCCATTCACCCAATCGAGTGATAGGTCCTGACGGAGTCGATGCACCATTTTCCCCAGACTGATCCTGTATCTTCTTAACGTGACCACCTAAAAACCTACACCTCCAACCATAAGGACAATAACCCAGGTCTTTCAGTACAGGACACGTAGTCGATAGATTTATTCTACTTCCTGTTatatcttcaccacctttatcttccttatcttccacATAGGGAGGTTGATCTTGGAGTTTACCATCGAAATTTAGATATACATCTTTAGGTTTGATCTCGAAATACCCATCCCAACTATGAGCGAATTTACATGATTCCCCCCTCTCGCAAGATCCGGTCGTTTCCCATGCTTTGCATATCTTGGCGTTGGTCTCTCTGATCACTGGGAAATGCCTAGCCTTGTTCTGGCCTTTACGTTCTTTCTTATTTGGTTTACGTCGTTTGTTATCCCTAGCATCGCCTGATCCCGAGGTCGTAACTCCTTCAGCCAGATCGTCGGTGTCGAGATTGTTCAATGcggaggtggatgatgagtcgACAGTGGGTGTCTGGTGTATCAGGTATCTACATTGCGGTCGTTAGTAGGAAAATTAGAGGGTAGATGGATGTTACTCACTCTGGTTTGATGGGTGCTGTCCCCGCTGGGAGTGGTCTGGCAGACAAAGACGTCTCTGGTCTGGCCGTGGCGGTAGAGTCTGTCGATGGGGGTTCTGCTATGGTCGACATTGTGCTTATTTCTATTGGGCTGCTATGAATAAGAAAGAGTATGACCATaaacatctcttcttcagtcttTATCGTTGAAAATTCTTATGCTGGAATATGGGATGTCACTATGCGGGGCACCAATCTTGATGTAATTACGTAATTTGAGTGCTCTACCAACCAAAAGCGGACATGGGTTCCACGACACCACCCCCTGACATTTCATACTAAACATACATTccatatcattcttcttctactcatCACATACATCTCTAATTCATACATCCATACCACACTCGTCCCCTCCCCTTCTACCCAGCTCGGCTCCTCTCTCACCTGGTAACTCGGTCAAAATGGGTTGTAAGTGTGCTTCTGCTATTTGTTATCGTCGAGTGACACGTCAAACACAAACCCTGGAGCTGACCCTACTCTACTCGTATTACCCAGTCCGCTTCCTCGAGCTCGTTCGACCTTTCATGAGCATCCTCCCAGAGGTCACTGCTcccgagaagaaggtatgtccaCTTATGAGACTGTTTGTTATCATAACATAGGCTGATGACATATGACTGATGAATAGGTCGTATTCAACCATAAAGTGTTATGGACAGCTACCACCCTACTCATCTTCTTGGTCTGCTCTCAAGTACCTCTGTACGGTATCATGTCATCGGACAGTTCAGATCCACTGTACTGGCTCAGAGCGATCTTGGCTTCCAACAGAGGTACATTGATGGAATTGGGTATCACACCGATCGTCACTTCCGGTATGATCATGCAATTGCTCGCTGGAGCTCAGTTGATCGACGTCGATTTCAGCttgaaagatgatagagCGTTGTTCGGAGCTGCTCAAaaatgtgagtgtatattACTCGGGGATAACAGTGTTGCGTCGATATCATTCCCcttcattcatcatgatgTACATGTCTTCCGTATCCTATACTCAATATAATCACATTGGCCTTTGTCCATCAACTAGCAATGGGATCATGCTGACCCAATCACCCCAGTATTCGCCATGATCATCGCCCTCGGTCAAGCCACCGTCTACGTCCTCACCGGTCTCTACGGTTCCCCCTCTTCCCTCGGTCCCGGTGTCTGtctcctcttgatcctcCAACTCGTCTCCTCGTCACTCATTGTCATCCTTCTCGATGAACTCCTCACCAAGGGTTACGGTCTCGGATCTGGTATCTCCTTGTTCATCGCTACCAACATTTGCGAGTCGATCATCTGGAAGGCCTTCTCCCCTAACACCGTCAACACCGGGAGAGGACCAGAATTTGAAGGTGCTATCATTGCTCTCTTCCACTTGCTTTTCACTTGGAACGACAAGACCAGAGCTCTTAAAGAAGCCTTTTACAGGGAAAGATTACCAAACGTTATGAACTTGTTGGCTACGGTGGTAGTCTTCGCTTTGGTCATCTACCTACAAGGATTCAGAATCGAAATCCCAATCAAATCTTCCAAGATGAGAGGTCAAAGGGGTTCATACCCCGTCAAGCTCTTCTACACCTCCAACATGCCAATCATGTTGGAATCCGCTTTGACTTCCAACGTGTTCTTGATCAGTCAAATGTTATCGTCAAGATTCCCCAACAACTTCTTGGTTAGATTGTTAGGAGTTtgggaggtgagtcgaaACATGTCACATCTCTTTTCGTCTGCGTTTCTACGGTATAGTCAATGCTGATTCTCTTTTTTTCCATTACCACAGCCAATGGAAGAAGTACCCTCTCAACTCTCCGCCGTCTCCGGTATCGCCTACTACATGTCCGCTCCTCACTCCTTGACCAAAGCGATCCAAGATCCATTCCACACCGTCGTCTACATCGCATTCATCGTCACCGCCTGtgccatcttctccaaaacCTGGATCGAAGTCTCAGGTTCGGGACCAAGAGACGTCGCCAAGCAACTCAAAGATCAAAACATGACTCTTGCCGGACACCGAGAAGCGTCAATCTACAAGGAACTCAAGAGGGTCATCCCCACCGCTGCTGCTTTTGGAGGTGCTACTCTCGGTTTACTCTCGGTCTTGGCTGATATGATGGGCGCTCTCGGAAGTGGTACGGGTATTTTGATGgccaccaccatcatctacggatgtgagtgtatatgGTCCTCGAGGTTGGACAATGACAGTTGCTGATTCGTGTGATTCACGTAGACTTCGAGTTAGGCGTTAAAGAGAACTCTGGTCTCGATGCCGCTGGTTTGGGTGATTTACGTGAGTCATTTCACTGGAATATCTTGATTACCTTGCTGACTCACGCGACCCCAATCCATACAGTCTTCTAAGAGTGGTCAAATCTACGAAATCAGTATTCCATAATTCCTCTCATCGGCGAAAATTAGTAGTCAGATGGAGGGAATGATCAAAATCAACGGTTTAATCAAGGAAAAAGCAGAGTGTCAGCGGGAAGCAGGGCTATGGTGAGAGATTAATCGAGAAGTGGAGTGTGtatcggaagatgaggatgtcaagaTGTTTCACCCTGGTGGACCAGTCATGGTAGGGTGTGCAGAAGGGCAGGAGCAAAAaccagaaaagaaaagagacCAAAAGCACATTTACGGATCAATCGAAACATTGCATTTTATTCTATCCTCTAACAAAAATATATATGTTACACCTTCGATACAAGTCGTGAATGAATACATTGCATCAACGTCGTATTTGACTGAGTAGTGGTTGCTATCCGAATATATTGGATAGCATCATGGCTTCTCAACGAGAAATTCGAGAGCATCTGTCTTTGTGTCTGATCATACTGTCTCAACACCTCATCCTGTTTCCACTGCAGCTTGATATATTCATCGACTCGATCCTGGCTATTCGGAATGGTCTGAATAGCTGTTTGCGTGCTCAtggaccttcttcccatGCATGTTATTCGGAATACTGTGTTGCTATGTCGAGTACTCGGCTAAACTGTTTTTGCACTAAACCATAAGATACCGAGACTCCGGTGAATTCCATGTTTGACCATCCAATCTCACCGTTGATTCGCCCTCCTtatctctcattctcataaGCCAAAGCCAAATGCACGGGGTATATATAAAGAGGAAGTGGGAGGAGGATGCGTGAGGGCGGATTGAACACATTTTCATTACTGCATCTTATTCATAGACATCACTCTAGCTAGTCTCAACAATGTCTGATCAACCCAAATACATCGAGAAATTACAATCCATCCCCAAAGAGAAGTTCCTCGTGAGTGTCATCACATCGTAGCAAGAGTAGTCAGGACGACGTAGCTGATGCAATTTCTCCGTACAGTTCGgtccatctcccatctctcaCTTACCAGGATTGACCAAGCACCTCGGTGGGAAAGTGAACATCTACGCCAAGAGGGAAGATTGTAATTCCGGTTTGGCATATGGTGGTAACAAAGTtagaaaggtgagttgaactaTTCGATCTTGTGTTCATACTGTGTAATATACATTGAATTATTTCCTGATACCATTGCTATCAGCTCGAATACCTCGTCGCCGACGCTAAATCAAAGGGGTGTGATACACTTGTGTCAGTCGGTGGTGTACAGTCCAACCACACTAGAGCGGTGACTGCTACAGCTGTTGCATCAGGattgaagggtgagtgacagTACCAATAGGTCATCctccttatcttcatcatcttcgtcccGACATGTATCATATTGGAAGAGACTGTTCGCTGACAGTCCTTTCCAATCTAAATAGCCGTCACCGTCCAGGAGAAATGGGTGCCCATAGACCCACCTCTATACGCCGAGACTGGTAACATTCTTCTGTCCAGATTGATGGGCGGTGATGTCAGGTTGAACCAAGAGACTTTCGATATCGGTCACAAGGCTGCTACGGAAGCTGCTTTCAAGGATGTTCAGGAtaaaggtggtaaaccaTAGTGAGTTGGGATTGTTGCCCTTTCGCTCCAAACTCAGACTGATTCTCGCGATTCATGTACCCACAGCTACATCCCAGCCGGTGCTTCCGATCACCCTCTAGGTGGATTAGGTTTCGTCAACATGGTCGTCGAAGTCGCCGAGCAAGAAAAGGCTCTGGGTATATTCTTCGATACCATCGTCGTCTGTTCCGTCACTGGATCGTCCCATGCTGGAACTATCGTCGGTGCCGTAGCGGAaggtaggaagaggaaagtgataGGGATCGATGCTTCTGGTAAACCCGCTCAAACCAAATCTCAAGTCCATCGAATCGCATCCAACACTGCCAAATTGCTAGATGAAGATCTGGTTATTGGAGAGAGTGATGTTATTTTGGATGAAAGGTTCCACGCTGGTATTTACGGTATACCTGATGATGAGACTATCAAAGCGATGAGACGTGAGTTATCTGTGTTCCCCTGGTGTAACCGTCTTATACCAGGATAGTACATGAACAAAGGCTGATACTGATCTATGAATGCTGCTATAGTCGGAGCCAACACCGATGCATTCATCACTGACCCGGTGTACGAAGGTAAGTCATTGGCAGgtatgatcaagttgatagAGGAAGGATCGATCAAAGAGGGGTCCAATGTTTTGTATATCCACTTGGGTGGTCAACCCGCTTTGAATGCTTATTCTTCCTACTTCCCTCATGACTAGAGTGACTAGAGTAGATAGATCGTTGTTATAGTATATAGAATACCGGATTGGATGCATACAACTGAGATAGAATTGGTCCTGTATGCTTCAGATGCTTCATCTCCACCATAGCGAAGTAACCAAGATTAGTGGAGGTGAACCACACAACATGTCAACAAAACAGCATCGATCTCTACCTTCGCGTCTCATTCTCTACAAACGATCATCGCAAccaacctcttccttcatACACAGCGGTAATCAGTCTGGGTTATTGAAGGTCGGCAAATTGTCCGTCACAATGGCTGCAGCAAGCTCGAGTCAGCTCCAGAATATCTATTACGAGAGGGTCAGTCAACGTTATCTCTGATCCCTCAACATGTCTCCATCAACACCTGTCTCATCGACGTAGCtgatatctatatatcaTATGCACATTTACAGAAGACAGGTACACCGAGACCATGCTACATATGCAATAGGCCCACTACGACAGTGTTAGCGACCCTCAAGACGGAAGATTTCTTGTATACTTGCGATGCACATCTGACGGATAGGTGGGTgaaatcaacatcgacaATGTGGTACACAGCTGATCAACTGCTGCATAATTCATATACAGTGGCTTGTGAGTTAACTCCCGTTGAGAGACTGACCGTACGTCCCCTAACATGACCACGCTTTTATAATAACCACAGCGCATCACCCATCCCTACACCCGCATCTACCCCAGGTCCATCAGCAGACGACATCAAGAAGGTGATAGCGGATTATCATCAGCGAGAGGCTCGTAAATCGGACAAGGGGGAtaaggacaaggacaaggataaagacaaagatgagaaagagaaggataaggagaacGATAAGAAAACAGTAGATTcacctaaatcaccttcgacaccttccatacctacTTCGTCGATACCTCAAAATCCGACTCATCGCAAATTTCAATTACACAGGCATATATTcgagatgaggaagaacgaGCTGAGGAGGAAAGAGCAGGGCAATAAAGCAAAGGAGGTGTCGAAAGGTGAGTCCGTACTCCTAATCAGTTCACAATCCGTCGATGGCGTATATCATTTCAATCACCGTTCGACCTCGATTCCTGCATCATGCCTCACAGCATCCACCCAGTCTGATTTGTGTCCGTATACCGTCGCTAACATGAACATTCACCGGACTTATAGGACTACCACAAGTGCCTCGTACGGCTTTTTGAGTGTACCTTCCATGTGCAATTCATGCCTCACGACATCCTCACGACGACTTGCTCCCACAAATCACGTTCCTACAATCCTCCCAAATCAGACGGGTTTCCCCATTCCCGTTTGGAACTAGTTCTCTTTGTTGTATGAATAAAGATCTTCATGGTCATTTGTCTACTTTGAAGGAGATCATCTTatgaaaggaagagggagtaATATGACATAATACTGAcactcctccttccttctaACGGTTAACGTTGAATTCATCAATTTCTTCCTCTCGTTGCTTTACTGACGTTGGCAGCACCTTAGCGGCGATGACTGATGGACGTATGTCTGCGAGACCGATAAGTCAGTAATGAATGATCTCTCTCTGCCAAGTCGGTCTCCAGATTGATCGGCTCGGTCATGGAAGCTTGGTCACCACCTCCTTTCATCAATCAGACCCAATCTTGAAACAATTTCGACGCTTAATTGAGGTATGTTCAGGGGAATATACTCATCATCTGGGGAGATTAGGTTGACTTGATAGCATGACCTCGGTCCAgcatcttctttttcttgttgCTCTCAGCAACAAACACTGTCAAGCTAACGTATAAATACTGCAGGTCGGGTGGATGACCCTCTCACTACCTGACCCATCACAATATCAATTACCGTGTAACTCCATTTAATTCCCACAGGACTATTCGAAATGCTCTTCATTGCCACTCTACTCCCTCTTCTAGCTTTGACCTCTGTCTCTGCCATCCCAACCAAGCGAGATGGCCCAGGCAAGCTCAGATTGAAAGGTACCAACCAATGTCTAGGCAAGGCGAAAGAGAACGGCGGCTCCACAGGGACTGATGGCGTATGGACCGAACCATGTGATACTGCTGTCTCATGGAAAATTCCACCACTCGGGCGACCTGGTAAGATCGAACAGCAAGATTACAAATTATCAGCATTGGACGGGGGTGATGGCGTCAGCGTTGATATTCCGCTTACGACGGGTGTTTACGATCCTGTCAAACCAGGACAACAGTGAGTTATCTTTGCTTTCACAGACTCATCTATCTTTACCCCTTCGTGTAGGGGTCACTAACGCAGTGAAACCCTTTGCATAGATGGGCTATCAATCCCGATGGTAGAATCTCGATTGGTGGTGCCAAGATGGTCTGCGTGAGCTGGCTGGAAGGTAACATCGTACAAGCCAAAGCTTGTGGGACTGGTGGTGATGCTCCAGATGGAACGATCAAACAAGGTATGTCCAATACCTCTCATTTGACTTCATGGCTCAATGTTATATTGGCTGATACAAACCATCATTTGGACTACCTAGTCTGGGAACTTGCTTAAATCCTCAAGAAGCGATCTACTGTGAAGCGACACATGGATTGACAGTGGAGCTGGACAGTTGTTTGTAGCACTTTTGTACCTATGTAACTTTTCAATGCATCCATATGCAGCTAGTATCTCGAAACCGTGATGCAAACGAGAACAGCAGAACAGGATAAGGTAAAGCTTCAGCACTTCGCAATC from Kwoniella botswanensis chromosome 3, complete sequence includes these protein-coding regions:
- a CDS encoding protein transporter SEC61 subunit alpha, which translates into the protein MGFRFLELVRPFMSILPEVTAPEKKVVFNHKVLWTATTLLIFLVCSQVPLYGIMSSDSSDPLYWLRAILASNRGTLMELGITPIVTSGMIMQLLAGAQLIDVDFSLKDDRALFGAAQKLFAMIIALGQATVYVLTGLYGSPSSLGPGVCLLLILQLVSSSLIVILLDELLTKGYGLGSGISLFIATNICESIIWKAFSPNTVNTGRGPEFEGAIIALFHLLFTWNDKTRALKEAFYRERLPNVMNLLATVVVFALVIYLQGFRIEIPIKSSKMRGQRGSYPVKLFYTSNMPIMLESALTSNVFLISQMLSSRFPNNFLVRLLGVWEPMEEVPSQLSAVSGIAYYMSAPHSLTKAIQDPFHTVVYIAFIVTACAIFSKTWIEVSGSGPRDVAKQLKDQNMTLAGHREASIYKELKRVIPTAAAFGGATLGLLSVLADMMGALGSGTGILMATTIIYGYFELGVKENSGLDAAGLGDLLF
- a CDS encoding 1-aminocyclopropane-1-carboxylate deaminase encodes the protein MSDQPKYIEKLQSIPKEKFLFGPSPISHLPGLTKHLGGKVNIYAKREDCNSGLAYGGNKVRKLEYLVADAKSKGCDTLVSVGGVQSNHTRAVTATAVASGLKAVTVQEKWVPIDPPLYAETGNILLSRLMGGDVRLNQETFDIGHKAATEAAFKDVQDKGGKPYYIPAGASDHPLGGLGFVNMVVEVAEQEKALGIFFDTIVVCSVTGSSHAGTIVGAVAEGRKRKVIGIDASGKPAQTKSQVHRIASNTAKLLDEDLVIGESDVILDERFHAGIYGIPDDETIKAMRLGANTDAFITDPVYEGKSLAGMIKLIEEGSIKEGSNVLYIHLGGQPALNAYSSYFPHD